In Neovison vison isolate M4711 chromosome 11, ASM_NN_V1, whole genome shotgun sequence, one genomic interval encodes:
- the LOC122890259 gene encoding LOW QUALITY PROTEIN: acyl-coenzyme A thioesterase THEM4-like (The sequence of the model RefSeq protein was modified relative to this genomic sequence to represent the inferred CDS: deleted 1 base in 1 codon; substituted 1 base at 1 genomic stop codon), with protein MLWSCVSRLPTPGVLCCPLGGASPLARDWWPLPRSYSSEVVHMDHSLPNPSWSXDMRLIFDQYMTSHHEDGSWKHLPSYKFTSSKRLEEVKIFFPDVKPVKEEPLSQTRLFPRSLEEGLGFEYAMFHNHVENRTVCILQGGPYLQGIPGFLHRGAIATMIDSTVGMCAVLTGGSVMTANLNINFRRPIPLCSVVVINSQLDKIEGRKLFVSCNVQSVDEKILYSEATSLFVKLDPKKSSP; from the exons ATGCTGTGGAGCTGCGTCTCCCGACTGCCGACGCCGGGAGTCCTCTGCTGCCCGCTGGGAGGCGCGTCCCCGCTGGCGAGGGACTGGTGGCCACTGCCTAGGTCATATTCATCAGAGGTTGTTCACATGGACcattctctccccaaccccagctgGAGCTAGGACATG AGACTCATTTTTGACCAGTACATGACCAGCCATCATGAAGATGGCTCTTGGAAACATTTGCCTTCATATAAATTTACATCTTCTAAAAGGCTTGAAGAGGTCAAAATCTTTTTTCCTGATGTAAAGCCTGTGAAAGAAGAACCATTGTCACAGACTCGGCTCTTTCCCAGAAGCCTTGAGGAAGGTCTGGGGTTTGAATATGCGATGTTCCATAATCATGTTGAAAACAGGACAGTTTGCATATTGCAAGGAGGTCCTTACCTGCAAGGAATACCTGGATTCCTTCACAGAGGTGCCATTGCAACCATGATTGATTCTACTGTTGGTATGTGTGCAGTTTTAACTGGGGGATCTGTCATGACTGCCAATCTCAACATCAATTTTAGAAGGCCTATCCCCCTTTGTTCTGTTGTTGTGATAAATAGCCAGCTTGATAAAATTGAAGGAAGGAAACTGTTTGTTTCCTGTAATGTCCAAAGTGTGGATGAAAAGATTCTATACTCTGAGGCAACAAGCTTATTTGTAAAACTGGATCCTAAAAAAAGTTCGCCATAA